From the genome of Natrinema marinum:
CCGACCGAGCGGTGCTGGCACTCGCTGGCCGTCGCCATCGCCCGTCGGGTCGGCCACGTCGACTACCACGACATGTGGTACTCGGACGTGCGTGAACTGCTCTGAGAGCGGTGTGCTGAGTACTTCCTACCGGCCCCTCGACAGCGGTACTCGATACGGGACAGCAACGGCTCACTGCGGACCGATCAACGGCATGCGGTGGCGCGGCGCGCGCTGTCGGTCGACCGAACGAACGTGAGGTCGGCCGACAACCCTGTGCGAGGGATGAGCGAGTGACTGAAAGGAACGAGTGAATCGGCTGGGGAGGGCGTGGCCATACCCTGCCGCCACGATAGCAGGACACGAGGGAGACATAGAAGTTTTCTCCCAGTATCACTTCCACCCACACCCATGATGACTGCAGACACGTCTTTCTATGCAACCCCAGTAGAACAGACCGTTCACCGAGTGAACGCCCGATAGCGGACAACGGAATAACTACCTGACTCGAGACGGCAGAATCGACACTCGAGCGCTCGTGTCGCGACGGCTCTACTCGTCCGCGCAGATCTCGACGAAGTTCCGCAGGATCTGCAGCCCCGTCTCGCCGCTCTTTTCGGGGTGGAACTGCGTGCCGAAGACGTTGCCCGCCTCGTTGGCGACGATCGAGGGGAACTCGCGTTCGTAGTCGGTCGTCGCGACCGTCGCCTCCTCGTCGTCGGGGACCGCGTAGTAGGAGTGGACGAAGTAGGCGTAGTTGCCGTCCACACCGTCGACCAGCGGGTGCTCGCGCTGTACCTCGAGTTCGTTCCAGCCCATGTGGGGCACTTTCTGGCCCTCGGCGAACCGGACGTTGGTTCCCGGAACCAGATCCAGCCCTTCGACGGCGGCGTCGCCGTCGGTCTCGCCCTCCTCGCTCGAGGTCAGCAGCATCTGCATCCCGAGACAGATGCCAAACAGCGGCTGACCGCGGTCGGCGACCGCGAGGAGGTCCTCGCGGAGCGGATCGGCGTTCTCGACGCCCTCGCGAAACGCGCCGACACCGGGCAGGACGACGCCGTCGGCCGTCTCGAACGCCGCGGGGTCGTCGGTGATCTCGACTTCGGCACCTGCCCGCTCCAAGCCGCGGGTGACGCTGCGGAGGTTCCCCAGTCCGTAGTCGACGACGACGACGGAGGCGAGGGACTGCTCCTGTGTTGCGGAGACGCTGCTCATATCGGTACTCGGTGCAGCGCGTTGAAGTGCGTTGCCCTTCGCGCAATCGCGGGCTACTCGAGCGTCGAGCGTTCGCCCGTCGCCTCCGCAGGCCTACGCCCGCCGTCGCCGCTATCGTCGCCGACGTGCCGTCGCCGCCGGTACACGTAGTACGCGATCGCCGGGGTCGAGAGCAGATACGGATATGCTAGCACCGCACCGGCGAGG
Proteins encoded in this window:
- the hisH gene encoding imidazole glycerol phosphate synthase subunit HisH; translated protein: MSSVSATQEQSLASVVVVDYGLGNLRSVTRGLERAGAEVEITDDPAAFETADGVVLPGVGAFREGVENADPLREDLLAVADRGQPLFGICLGMQMLLTSSEEGETDGDAAVEGLDLVPGTNVRFAEGQKVPHMGWNELEVQREHPLVDGVDGNYAYFVHSYYAVPDDEEATVATTDYEREFPSIVANEAGNVFGTQFHPEKSGETGLQILRNFVEICADE